The following are encoded together in the Fundulus heteroclitus isolate FHET01 chromosome 19, MU-UCD_Fhet_4.1, whole genome shotgun sequence genome:
- the LOC105932828 gene encoding AP-5 complex subunit sigma-1, with the protein MVRCFLIHTVCPVTALSSGESRVLYSRLFGPDEAVLSEQHRGLSPEERRLLQKEKISVVARQVRSAVSLCREASGRQPVDALPGDEALVLQDADCGVVRLRAGDPFSQEVSVLWLAVQSLGFTLVCEPHENLLLAEGTLRNLTRHCLESLHMLGQGSEVLLKSSRIDVLLSRLLPHGQLLFLNHRFAQSLEKEVAAYTSK; encoded by the exons ATGGTGCGGTGCTTCCTAATCCACACTGTGTGCCCAGTCACTGCTCTGTCCAGCGGGGAAAGCAGGGTGCTTTACTCCCGGCTCTTCGGTCCAGATGAGGCGGTTCTGTCCGAGCAACACCGTGGGCTCAGCCCGGAGGAGAGGAGACTCCTGCAGAAGGAGAAGATCTCCGTGGTGGCCAG GCAGGTCCGGAGTGCCGTCTCTCTGTGCCGGGAGGCCTCAGGTCGGCAGCCGGTCGATGCGCTGCCCGGGGACGAGGCTCTTGTCCTGCAGGACGCAGACTGCGGGGTGGTGCGTCTGAGAGCGGGCGACCCTTTTTCTCAGGAGGTGAGCGTTCTGTGGCTGGCGGTCCAAAGTCTTGGCTTCACACTGGTCTGCGAGCCACACGAGAATCTGCTGCTGGCCGAGGGAACCTTGAGAAACCTGACCAGACACTGTTTGGAGAGCctgcacatgctggggcagggCAGTGAG GTCCTGCTAAAGAGCAGCCGTATAGACGTTCTGCTCAGCCGCCTACTTCCTCATGgtcagctcctcttcctcaacCACCGCTTCGCTCAGAGCCTGGAGAAGGAAGTAGCAGCCTACACGAGCAAATGA